In Streptobacillus canis, the genomic window ATTCTTCACCTTTTTGTCAGTTTTTACTTCTTTGTTTTCTTATCTCAAAGTTATTGTCTTTACCTTAAATTGACTTCTTGTCTTTCTTGTTTGCTTTATTTATTCCTTTTCTTTCCATTGTCCTCGTTCCTTATCGAACTCAATTATATTACCATATCATTTTCACTTTGTCAATAAAAAAATTGCATATTTTCAAAAAAATTTTTTTGAAGATATGCAACCCTTGTTTTTACTACATTTTTTATTTAGCCAAACTTCTTAACACTTCCATTTTTCCTTCTAATCTAATTTTTACATTAGCTGGAACTAGTATAGTTTCTCCTTTTTTTATTTCTATACTTTCTCCATTACCTTCAATTTTCCCCTTACCTTCAAGTATAGAATAGATACTCATATTTTGATCTACATCATCAAAACTTTCTATTATTTTAATTCTGTCTATAGAATAATATGGAGTATTTGAAATATTTTTTCTTATCTCTCCTTCTTTAAAGTTTGTATTTATTACTTTAGGTTTTAATTCAAAATCAATCACATCTGCAGCATCTTCTAAATGCAATTCTCTTAATTTCCCGTTATCTAGTCTATCAAAATCATATATCCTATATGTAATATCTGAATTTTCTTGTATTTCAGCAAATATAACTGAACCTTCAAGACTTGCATGTACTGTTCCAGGTATCACATCTATAATATCTCCTGCTTCAACAGATATTTCCTCAAACATATCTGTAAAATCATTTCTTCTTGTTTTTTCTAAAAAACTTTCCTTATCATATCCTTTTTTCATACCCATAATTAATTTAGCATCATCACTTGCATACATAATATACCATGATTCATACTTACCTAATTCATTATGTTTTTTTAAAGCCACTTCATCACTTGGATGTACTTGTATAGACAATCTATCATTAACATCTAAATACTTTATTAATAAAGGAAATCTATCTGGATGATTTCTATATATTTCTTCTCCTACTAATATTCCTTTATATTCATCAAATAACTCCTGTAATGTTTTTCCTTGAAGCTTTCCATTGCTAACGACACTCATACCATTAGGATGTGATGAAACCTCCCAAGTTTCTCCATAATCTCTAGAATCTGGTAATACTATACCTAATTCTTTTTCTAAATTTCTTCCACCCCATACTTTAGGTATTAATACCTTTTTAAATTTTAATGGATACAATTTCATATTCTACCTCTTTCTAAATACTTATTCTATATTTTTAATATTACCAAATTTTCTAAAAATAGTCCATATTTTAGTATTCAATTTCTACTATATCAAATATTTTTATTTTTTCTTTAACTACTATTAGGTACATATTTTCAAAATCTATATTTGATACCTTTCCTATTAATTCTACATATCCATTTTCTTTATACCATTTAACTTTTACCATATCACCTTTTTTTAATCTATTTATTTTAAAAGATAATTTATCATAATCCTCTTCAGATAATACCATTTTTTCTTCAGGAATTATTTCTTTTTCTTCTATTAATTCATAAAAACCTTTAAGTGGTGAAAAAGGCATAAATTGTCTTGCCCTATCCATTATGTCCTCCTATTAATTTATTCCTCATTTTAGCTGTAGCCTTTTCATTCATGCTTATTCCTCTAAGTATTGAATTTTTACCAAATTTACCCTTTATTTTTAATATAGCTTTTTGTACTTTTTCATCCTTTTTTTCTAGTTCATAATTTGAAAATAAGTCTCCTTGTATCCAAGCACCTTCTAATAAATTATTCAAAGATAATGTTATTTGTTTTATTTTTAATTTTCTATCAACTTTTTCATCAAAAAACTTTTTATACTCCTTGGATAATTTTCTAAAAGAATTAGTCCTAAAATAAAGTTTTCTATTTCCCCCTACCGTTTTTCTTTCAATTCCACTATATCTTATAGTTAAACTAATATTATCTGTAGTATATTTAAAAGCAATTAATTCAAGTACCAATACATCTAACATCTCTATCATTATCATTTTAGCATCCTCAAAATTATAGTCACTAAAAAGTATTTGTGAATTTGATATAGATTTTGTTTTAGATTTATATTCTTTTATTTCTTTTATCGTACAAGGTTCTATTCCCTTAGCATGATCTATTAAAAATAAAGCATTTTCTCCAAATTCATCATAAAGAACTTTTTCTTGTAATAAAGTGATTCCCTCTAAATCATACACCTTATATTTTTCCAATCTTTTAGCTATCCCTTTACCTATGTTCCATATATCAGTTATAGGTCTATGATTCCAAATATATTTTTTAAATCTTTTTAAATCAAGTAACCCTATTCCATCTTCTGTTTTTTTTGCAAGTACATCTAAAGCTACCTTAGCCAAAAAAAGATTAGTCCCTATTCCTGCACTAGATGGTATTTTCTTTTCTTTAAATATTGCTTCTTTTATCATTATAACTATTTCTTTAGCTCTCATATTATACAATTTTAAATATGGCGTTAAGTCTATAAAACATTCATCTACAGAATATATGTATATATCTTCAGGAGCTATATATCTCAAGTATATACTATAAATCTCAACTGAATATTCCATATATAATTTCATCCTTGGCATAGCTTTTATATATTGAATATGTTTAGGAATTTCAAAAATTCTACATCTATTTTTCACTCCTTTTGACTTTAATGCTGGACTAATTGCTAAAGTTATAGCTCCTTCACCTCTAGTTTCATCTGCAACTACAAGATTAGTACTAAAAGGATTCAACCCTCTTTCTGCACATTCAACAGAAGCGTAAAAACTTTTAAAATCTATACACGCATATACTTTTTCTTCCATCACAAAATCTCCTTGCTACTTTTTTGTTCCAAAAAATAATAAAAAATAACTTTTATGTTATAATTATATAACAACTTTAGTTTAAAAACAATGTTTTTTACTATTATCTATTTATATTTATTTTTTTTTGAGGTATAATATATTAATGGAGGTGAAAATTTTGAAAGAACATGAATCTTTTTATTACACAATATATGAAGAACTTAAAACTAAAATTTTAGAAGGAAATCTTAAACCTGGAGATAAACTTAGTTCAGAAAGAAATCTTTCAGAAGAATACGGTGTAAGCAGAAATACTATTCGTTCTACTTTAAATTTACTTGAAAAAGAAGGATATATTTTTAAAGTTCAAGGTAAAGGAAATTTTATTTCTAGTCAAAAAATGAATCAAAATCTTAATACTTTCTATAGTTTTTATGAAAATATTAAATCAGCAGGTAAAACACCTAAATCAAAAATTATTTCTCATAAAATTTTAGAAGCTAATTTTGAACTTTCAGAAATTTTTAGAATCCCTCTTAACTCAAAAATAATATATTTTGAAAGATTACGTTTTATGGATAATGAACCCATAATATTTGAAAAAACTTATCTCCCTCTTTATAGATTTAATGGATTTGATCCTCTTGAATTAAACCAAAAATCTATGTATAATATTTTTGAAAATAAATTTGAAATCAATTTCTCTAAGGCCGTAGAAACTTTAAAGCCTATATTAATTTCTGATAAAAAAGAAAAAAATTTACTTAACTTAAAAGAAAATGATTTAGGAATGAATATTATACGCAGTACTTATGAAAAGGAAAAAATAATAGAATACACTATTTCAAGCATAAAAAATAATGTATTTGAATACAGTATAACACTAAACAAAGGATGGTAAAAATGATTAAATTAGATGATGTTAAAAAGGCAAATGAAAACATTAAAAAGGCTATTAAAAGAACTCCACTTATTGAGTGTCCATTACTTAATCAAATAACAAAAGGTAATGTATATTTAAAACTTGAAAATTTACAAAAAACTGGTTCTTTTAAAGCAAGAGGAGCTATAAATAAAATAATGCATTTAACTGATGATGAAAAAAAACGTGGTGTAATTGCATCATCTGCTGGCAACCATGCTCAAGGAGTTGCATTAGGAGCTAAACAAGCTGGTATTAAAGCTACTATAGTTATGCCTAAATTTGCTCCAATTTCTAAAATTTTAGCAACTAAAAGTTATGGCGCTGAAGTTATACTTGAAGGAGAAACATTTAACGATGCCTATGAACATGCTTTAAAAGTACAAAAAGAAAATAATTACGTGTTCTTACATGCTTTTGATGATGATGAAGTTATCGCTGGTCAAGGAACAATAGGAATAGAAATATTTGAAGATTTAGAAAATGTAGATGTTGTACTTTGTCCTGTTGGTGGTGGTGGAATAATGGCAGGAATTGCTGTTGCATTAAAAGAATTAAAACCAAACATCAAATTAATAGGAGTAGAAGCTGAAAATATGCCATCTATGAAAAAGGCTCTAGAAAATAACGGACCATTACTTGTAACAGGTCCTCAAACTATAGCAGATGGTATTGCAGTTGGACGTGTAGGAGTAAAAACTCATGAAATATTTAAAAATTTAGTTGATGATGTAGTTATAGTTAGTGAAGATGAAATTTCACAAGCAATATTATTCTTAATAGAAAAAGCAAAAGTGGTTGCAGAAGGAGCAGGAGCTACAGCACTTGCAGCTGTACTTTCAGGAAAAGTAAATTTAGAAGGATTAAATGTCGCCATCGTTATTTCTGGTGGAAATATTGATATTACTAATATAGAAAAAATAGTTAATAGAGCTCAAATTATACAAAATAAAAGAGCAAGATTAAATATTTTACTTAAAGATATAGTTGGAGAATTAACTAAAGTTACAAA contains:
- a CDS encoding type I phosphomannose isomerase catalytic subunit; translation: MKLYPLKFKKVLIPKVWGGRNLEKELGIVLPDSRDYGETWEVSSHPNGMSVVSNGKLQGKTLQELFDEYKGILVGEEIYRNHPDRFPLLIKYLDVNDRLSIQVHPSDEVALKKHNELGKYESWYIMYASDDAKLIMGMKKGYDKESFLEKTRRNDFTDMFEEISVEAGDIIDVIPGTVHASLEGSVIFAEIQENSDITYRIYDFDRLDNGKLRELHLEDAADVIDFELKPKVINTNFKEGEIRKNISNTPYYSIDRIKIIESFDDVDQNMSIYSILEGKGKIEGNGESIEIKKGETILVPANVKIRLEGKMEVLRSLAK
- a CDS encoding YolD-like family protein, whose protein sequence is MDRARQFMPFSPLKGFYELIEEKEIIPEEKMVLSEEDYDKLSFKINRLKKGDMVKVKWYKENGYVELIGKVSNIDFENMYLIVVKEKIKIFDIVEIEY
- a CDS encoding Y-family DNA polymerase, which produces MEEKVYACIDFKSFYASVECAERGLNPFSTNLVVADETRGEGAITLAISPALKSKGVKNRCRIFEIPKHIQYIKAMPRMKLYMEYSVEIYSIYLRYIAPEDIYIYSVDECFIDLTPYLKLYNMRAKEIVIMIKEAIFKEKKIPSSAGIGTNLFLAKVALDVLAKKTEDGIGLLDLKRFKKYIWNHRPITDIWNIGKGIAKRLEKYKVYDLEGITLLQEKVLYDEFGENALFLIDHAKGIEPCTIKEIKEYKSKTKSISNSQILFSDYNFEDAKMIMIEMLDVLVLELIAFKYTTDNISLTIRYSGIERKTVGGNRKLYFRTNSFRKLSKEYKKFFDEKVDRKLKIKQITLSLNNLLEGAWIQGDLFSNYELEKKDEKVQKAILKIKGKFGKNSILRGISMNEKATAKMRNKLIGGHNG
- a CDS encoding GntR family transcriptional regulator, translated to MKEHESFYYTIYEELKTKILEGNLKPGDKLSSERNLSEEYGVSRNTIRSTLNLLEKEGYIFKVQGKGNFISSQKMNQNLNTFYSFYENIKSAGKTPKSKIISHKILEANFELSEIFRIPLNSKIIYFERLRFMDNEPIIFEKTYLPLYRFNGFDPLELNQKSMYNIFENKFEINFSKAVETLKPILISDKKEKNLLNLKENDLGMNIIRSTYEKEKIIEYTISSIKNNVFEYSITLNKGW
- the ilvA gene encoding threonine ammonia-lyase, with product MIKLDDVKKANENIKKAIKRTPLIECPLLNQITKGNVYLKLENLQKTGSFKARGAINKIMHLTDDEKKRGVIASSAGNHAQGVALGAKQAGIKATIVMPKFAPISKILATKSYGAEVILEGETFNDAYEHALKVQKENNYVFLHAFDDDEVIAGQGTIGIEIFEDLENVDVVLCPVGGGGIMAGIAVALKELKPNIKLIGVEAENMPSMKKALENNGPLLVTGPQTIADGIAVGRVGVKTHEIFKNLVDDVVIVSEDEISQAILFLIEKAKVVAEGAGATALAAVLSGKVNLEGLNVAIVISGGNIDITNIEKIVNRAQIIQNKRARLNILLKDIVGELTKVTNIISEKQANILYLNQTRYSNNLKTNEQLLELVIECVDSNHLESVLKELNEKKINFNLV